CAAGACTAGGAAAGGGGCCTCCAGCCACCTGCTACAGTCTGGCAGCGAGGATTTTCCCAGTAATGCATTTGACTCAACGCTGGACCAATCCAAAGGCTGGGCATAAAGCAGGTCTTCTTTGCTTAGTTGGAGTCATGGCTACCAGACTCTTCATacatcatctttcttttctttctgtctacgAATGAATCACAGCCAAGCCCAGTGACCGGGAAGctgtttgttctctcttcttctccctcttctcagtttcctccctcccaTTCTCTCCACCTCCCACATCTGCATTTGCAATCCGCTCTCAGAAGATCCTATTCGTGGAAGGCACTAGTTTGGGGTCTGATTAGAGATTCCTAGCTATATGATTATCACATGCCCCAAAGGTAAGATCTTCATCAGTCTAGATATAATTTACAGTCCTCCCACAGAATCATCCCAGAAAAGGACAACCCAGCGATCATACTGACATTGTCAATTAGGTAAGATTCCCATCATTCCTTTAGCCAAAGAGCTTGCTGATCTAAGGTTCCTTCTGGCTGAGGTCTCTCTGGAGCATGACCAGAGCTGCCCCAAAGGCTGCATCTACATCCTGCCCAAAGCACACTGGGAAAGGAAATGCCCTCTggacctcctgcctcagcacctcaTTCCTGGACAGTGCACTTCCACTCCCCACCACCCGTGCCACACCCCACTCTTTGAGCTGTTGAAAAGGGAGCATGGAGTGCAGGTTCTGAACAATGCCTCTGCATAGGGCCCGGGTCACATGGCCCAGGGAAAGGTCAGAGGAGGAGATTCTAGTCACAGACGCCAGCTGGTCTGGCAGGTGCCTCTCCCCCAGCACTGTTGGGGTGATGGTGAGATGGGTGTCCTTCTGCTGTGCAGCCGCCTGGATCATACGTGAATACACAGTGGATTCTTCAACCTCCAGACCTGTCAGAAACAGAGATATATGTGAGAACAGGCAGCCCCTGGTGGCAGGCAGAGACTGTTTTAGAATCCCCAGGACAAAGGGatctggctgctgctgctgctccttctgGGTCAGGGATTAACAGTCTGGCTGACTAGACTCTGCTCTAGATCCCAGTCATTCTGGAAGATCGTTTATCTGTATTGTTGTGAGTTCTAACCCTAAAGTGAGCATCATACCTATAGCACAGACGAGGGGTAAATGTGAACATCCATTAACAAGCATCATCGGAGCTGCTATTTGAGTCAGCAGCAGAATCTCTACAGTCCGTGGATCCCACGCTAAGCCATCTGTGCTAGGTGAGATCCATAGATCCCACGCTAAGCCATCCGTGCTAGGTGAGATCCATAGATCCCACGCTAAGCCATCCGTGCTAGGTGAGCGCTGCCTAAGCTGTTCTCATTGTATGCATGAGATACCTGGGGCCAGGAAGAAGTGGTATGTTTGCTATTTCAGCTCATTGATGTCAAACCAGTGTCCCAGTCAGATTTTAATCCCCTATTCTATGTTATCTCTGCAttctaaaaatgtatatataattaccTGGGTGCAGGTAACTCAGTTACCTGGtaactcagaaagctgaggcagaaggatcagaagttagaagccaacctggtctatatagtgacaCCCTCATCTCAAAAaggaattaaaagtaaataataacaaaagggtttgtttgctttgctttgcttcagTATACTTTCTAATTAGACTCACTTTGGGGGCTGGGGCACGGCTTGGTGGTATAGCACTCCTAACATGGttagagccctgggttcaatatcaaacaccataaaaataaaacatggttgGATCTCTAGCTTTCGATTAGCTGAGGAAGAGCAAATCCAACTTTGATGTGGAAAACGCTCTCCATACTAGGACCTCTCTACTGAGTGGAGGGCATCAGTAGCCTGAGGTTCTCTGAAGGAACTGTGGGACCCAGTCCTAGACCTTCTGATGAAACCAGTCTAGGATACAGATTCTGAGACACAGCCAGGTTGGAGAACCACCAGCCTAAGGATGTAGATGCTTCCAACTTTTGACTATAAAATATGAGTGCAGCTATAGGTTCAGGGAATCTGGAGCAGACCTTGATATTCTGTATGTATGAAAAGATCCCAGTGGCAGGGCATTGCTGGTCCCAACTAGAGCACTGCAGATTTGAAGTCACCAGAATCACCTGAAGGGCATCTTATAATGCCATGCTTAGCTCCGTCCCACCCCCAGACTAAGTCAGCATTCTTGAGCATAGGGAGGTCAATATTGAGACTTGAAGGGGCCTTATATGTACAAACGTGTGTTGTATGTTCTTATTcaaatgtgtacatgcatgtgagcgaggtgcacatgtgcatacgTCCATGTAGAGGCCAAAAGTTGGCAccaggtgtcttccttgatcaccctccacattatttttgagacacggtctcgaGCTCACCAGTCCTTAGCTAGGCTGGCTGTTCAATAAACTCTGCACAGCCCCATCTCCCCCAATTTTTCCAGGGTCCAACTTTTTGGATGCTAGCattccaaactcaggtccttgtgctttaCCAATTAAGATATCTTCCAAGCCCTCAATGGGGTTTTAAAACTCCACAATTAAAGTTGGTGCTGTGACTCACTGGTGGgacacttgcctagcatttgtGTGAGCCAGTAACCCAGAGAGCCACAGTGAGTCATGTCGTCAGAGCATCCAGCAAATGCATTATATTATGTGGACTCAGGAATTGGAAATAGAAAAGCAATTTCAATACTGTATGGAGAGAGTCACAGTCGCATCCCTCTAAGAATGTCACTAAAATATCAACTGTTTCTTCCCCTGCTTGTTTtcaggtgctggggatcaaacccaggccctgGCACATAGTAACCTTCCACTCCACCACCGAGCTACAACCCCAGTCCCaagtttctccctctccctcccccttctccctcccccttctccctcccccttctccctctccctctccctctccctccccccctctccctcttcctctccctctccctctccctctctctctccctcttcctctctctctccctcttcctcctccctctctctctccctctccctctccctctccctcttccttttgctctccgtctcctccctctccctctctcccctttcctttccacttcctctgaaacaaggtctcactatgcagccctaaTTGGCCTGGAATATATACCAGGCTATatggaccaggttggcctcaagctcatataaatccacctgcctcagcttaaaggcatgtaccaccacacctagcttccaactttcttttttaaatgagaaaatcaggaagaaaaagcaaagaagaggGAACATCACAGAGTAAGAGGGTTTGACCCACAGTGTGAAAACTGTGTTTCCACTGGGGCCCTTCCCCACCACTGCCACCAATAGGGATTCAAGCCTGGGAGAGCTAAGATGCTTCTAAAGGCAGGGGCAGTCTTCCAGAGCTACAGCCAAATCCTATGGACACGTTTGAACCTAAGTAGCCAGTGAAGCCAGGCAGGCTCTGTTTTGATGCCTTCCCACCAGAAAATCCTTCTCAGCCCACATTTGCAGAACATATAAAATTCAGCTCCaggtggctgctcttccagagaacctggtttcaattcccagcacctacatgatacttcacaactgtttgtaactcccaGGCCCAGGAaatatgacaccctcttctggcctcttaggtactgcatgcatgtgatacacaggcatacatgcagtcaagaacatccatacacataaaaaaataaataaaggagaaaatatttaatctagtTCCAATACCAAACAAAATTGGAGTATACAAAAGGTACATAAAGAAACTAAGGATTTAGGGCATCTACCTGTCAAGACTAGACTTGGGGAGAAATGGTGGGTCTGTCTCTTTATGTATAAACCCTTCACCTATAGTTAGGTTTCCTTAGAACTCTGTTTTTGGATTAAGCAGAGAGCATCTGCCTAGCATGTATAAGGAGCTGGGTTAATCCCCAACATGGAAAAAACTTTTGGAAAACTCATGCTCTTTAGAGCACACAGCATACAAACGTGTAAGACTGAGTCCTTTGGGGGAACTGCTCAAACAAAGGAGAGGAATGGACATCACAGCAGAATTTCATAAAAGGGTAAATCACACTAAAGCACTAATTTTCAAAGCGTTGTGAATGTGAACGGTCTTACAGAGAGAGACACGGAACAACGGTGGGACATGATCCAAGAATGGGGTCGTAGGAGGGGGAATCAGAGTGCTGTCAGAAAGTGCCAGGCAAACAAGACCAGAGTCTTTTGACCTTGATTCTTCAAAACCACGGAACTGTTCTTGGGATGTGCTTGCGTGCCCTCCCAGCGGTCGAACTGTTCTTGGGATGTGCTTgtgtgccccctccccccagcggTTGTGGATATGAGTGGCTTGTTttagattattcattacaactgTCCGTTGTTggtatttgtttatatgcctctacagaaaaacatgtttttgccatgCTCAGCTTGCCCACCACCTGTGGCTTGCCCTTGTGATTGTACACTTCACTCAAGTGACTCCTTTTAACCCTTTGAgtattgtctgatgctctgaataaagttggctattgcatgagactttaccTCATTTTTAGAATCTGTTCTCCCAGGTTCAGAATAGTCTCCTTCACAGGTAAGAGAAAGCGCCCCCTACTGACAGCTCAGAGAACAGTTGGTAGACCCAATCCAATTACAGCAGTATCTGAATATAGGGTTTGCCTAGAAAGTCTGAGGATTGGCTTTGAAACTCAAAACCCTTTCCTGGTTCTTCCTACAAAGAAGCACTAAGAGGATCCCAGCCAAAAAGGTAGAATTATCTGCCAATCTTGGCCTGCCAATTTGTGTGCCCGGCCAGTAGAAGCCTTCCAAAtgccttctgcctttgcctcaccTTGTTCCCATATTTCATGTTTCCTACAGTTATCTGACTTTCACATGTTCCAGTGATCACTGTACCTGGTGGTCACAATTTCCCTAAACCTGAAAGGCTGACTAGAAATGTTTACCTCCAGAGCTTATAGGACAGACCTCTGGTAGAAGTCAGTTACATGTGCCACTGTACACACAGAGCAGAGAACACCTGGTAGATTCTCCCCAGGAATAAAAGAAGGCAGAATGAAGGGTTCTATAATTcccaggaagtcaaggcaggaagcacCGACCAAAAGTAATTGCTATTAGGACTTTATGGTGTTGTCAAATGTCAGTGGTCTTTTCTCTCTTGCATTTCTGGTCATGCCATTTCAGATATTTGTAATCATCAGAAAGAAGGCCTTAAATGTAAGGAACCAGAAGACCTGGACTCTCCAGCATGGAAAATGACTAGGGGGTGGGAGGTAGCTGGGAAACTGTCACAATAATCCACAGTCAAGGTCAGGGGAAAGGTGCCTAGCCACCTGCCACATAAAAGAGTGTGGTATGCAGGGACTCAGCTGGGTGAAAGGCTGGGTCTGGACAGTACACATTAAGTAACAAGGACAATGAGCACAAAACATGCCACTGTGTGGGCTACATCTTACCTAGATCTGCCATCCAGTGAACGAGCATGTGGACAAACGTGGCTATCACGTTGCCTCCATTGAGTGACGCTGCCACCCCTAGGTAGGTCCTGTCGAAGTAAGGGAAGAAGGCGACTGGGGCTGCAGGATCCGGAGTCTGCAGTGGCTGGAATCCCACAGGCATGGAGGCTGCCAGCTGCACTGAGGTGCTGATGTTGAGAACTGCACAGAGACAGCAGAGCTCAGCCCCGCAGGGCTAACACAGGGTCACATGGCATAGACCAAACAGCCTTATGCTGACATATGAACGGGACAGGGCAGGGGACCTTCTCTTGACCTAAGCTCTCAGCCTATGGGATCTGAAGCTATCTTTATATAGAAGGTATTAAGGTTGAACTGAATGAGAAGGCATCCATCTGGTGTCTGCTGTTGCCTGGTTCGTTGTTTGCTGGTGTGTGGAGAAACCCGATGCATCTGAGTTATGACCCTACAGTAGGAAAAAGTTGGTCGTTATCCATCTCCTAGGAACAGCCTTTACCACTAACCAATTTTAGAACATTTCCACTgctcaaaaaggaaaatatacCCTGTAACAATCACACACATGGCCTCTAGCCACCATCCACCCTTCTCTCTTCATGCATATACCATGACATTGTGACATCGTCTATTAATGGAAGCATGTGACATATGGTTTTGTGCCTGTTTTTCACTCTTCACATTGTAGGATTCATACTTTCATCCCTTTTAACTGTACAGATAGACCACAGTTCCACACTCCGTTCAGGTCACTTCTACTTAGGGCTCTAGTGAACAATGCTGGCATGAACTAAGGGGTTGGCGTGTTTGTGGATGTATGTTTCTAGTTCTCTTGCTCTGTCTCTAGGACTGGAATCATCAGGTCTTATGGTAACTCCATATTTAACTTGTTAGAACCCATAGGCTGTTTTCCAAAAGGGGTACACCACTTTATAACCTCATTAGCATGTTCTTGGGTTTTCAGAGATTCCTGAAAAGAAACCAAATGGAGACCATGTTCTGACAGAAAGGGTTCTGCACATAGCAGTGTGCTTAATGGACCTTTTATTGACAAGCACACATTAATTGCGCtagccccctcctctttcctcaccCCTCATTCTGAcaacagaacccagggcctcgtgcATGCTGGGCAGGTTCTCTGCCTCTGAGCCATGGTCCCGGATAATCTCTATTTTCTTGGTCATGGAGtacactgaaagaaaaagagagcctTCTCCTGCTTCTAGCCCTAGCAGGGGCAAAGCTCGGGTGGTCAATGCAAGGAATAGAACTCTGAGGCCTGTCACCTTCCCAAGCAGAAAGAGTCCACCTTCTCATCACCTCAGGATGATGAGCCGGTGGCTACACTGTGGGTCAAAGACCCTGGGTCAGAGCTGGTAGTGAGGAGACACCAGCGTGGTTCTAAGGAAGGAACAAGAGTCAAACTTACCTGCATCAGTCCTTTGGCCCATGCAGGAATAGACAGAGGCTTGTAAATCACCCAAGGCTATGCCCACCTGTGTCCCCTTTGGGATTTCAAACCATGTGTGAGAAGTTCTGCCTGCCACGCTGCCTGGCTCTGCAATGTCGGGGAGAAGGTGGGTAGGAAAGCCTGCCATTTCCAGTCTGCAAAACAAAAGTGTGCCCTAGAGTTCACGTGGTGTTTGGTCATGTGGCTTTTACCGCTTCCTGGAAACATAGTGCTACAGCTTACACACAGCAGAATGGAGGACAGAATGCAATGTTAGCATTAAATGTCTCAGGCATTTTTAAAGTCATGGGTTTGGGTTTTGTAGATAGTAGACAAATGTGGAGATTCACCATGAagtgggaggggttgggggacaCCATCGGGGGACAAGAGCGGCCATCAAAAGGGGTAGAGATAAGTCGCAGAGGACGGGGTGGGTTAGAGATGAGCTGGACTTCAAGAGCATTCCAGTACCTGTGTTTGAAGGGGACACAAACCCTGCAAAGGGGACACCAGGGCCCCAGTACCACTAGCATTGGGAAGCACATTCCAAACCATATCAGGCCCAGCAGCCATATGAACACCTGATGCATCCATTGCTCGTGGTTAGTGAAGGCTACATGGAACACACCAGAAAGGCCTTTACCTGAACTACCACCACCTGCTTTTAACTGTATCTCAGGGCTCGGAATGGAGGCCCCGAAGGAAGTGAGCTCACAGGGCCCTAGAGTTCTGCTCCTGCAAAGGCAAACATTTCTGTAGAAAGAACTTGAAAGGCGTCCCTCCGACAGACTTGCTCTGTGCCCACTCTTACTTTAAAACACAACGACCAGCGAAAGCTCCAAGCCCCCAGTCTCCTTCCAGGCACACCTTCCCTCTGGATCCACCCACAGTCATACTCACATGTCCAAGTTCCAGCTCTGGCTCTGGGTGTTAAAATAGCCCCAGCTAGCAGCGTTCTGGTCAGACATCAGGGGTCTTGGCAAACCACACAGCATGGCAACCACATAGTCTTGAATGGTGCCAGCCGCATCATAGGACTTCAGAAACTCCGGGCTGTTTGTCACATCAAAAAACAGTTCAGTACGATCTAATGAGGATACGGAAGCACGTGCTGTGGCTTAGCTGTGAGCAGAGGGCACTAGATATGGCACAGCTGGGGCACAGCCACACCCCACACACTGAGAGTCAGTACTGTGTGTCCCTGGGAAAGGCTATCCCAGCCACTGTAGATAAAGCTATCCCAAGTCATCCCCAGGGAGAGACTTAGAGGAAGAAGCAATATGCCCAGGAAAGAAGGCCATGGCCCTGTCCCCTGTAGCCCTGACGCCACTGTGAACTCAACTTTGAAAGTCACTtggcctctctgtctccccctctctctccctccccacccccacccccacccccatctccaatGATGACCCTCCACAAACGGAACCATTCCAGACCAAATCTGAGCCTGGTGACTCCACCCTGCACCAGGCTACACTTAAGGCACGGGGCAGCAGGTAGAGAGATGCTGACCAGCGACAGAAGCAGATGCCCTTTCTCGGCCCAGAAATCACATGCTGATTCTAAGAACAGTTGTCATACCTGTTtttcaaaagccagaagatggtcGCACAGCCAAATCCCGTGGCCACGCTGAGATGGGATGCTGGCTTCGGCAGAGAAGCCAGGAAACTACTGTTACAACGGCCATCCTGCCATGTGACCAAATGGCTCACAGCTCTAGGCTCAAATACAAGGGCAGGTCCTCCCTCTGTCCATTCACAGCCTGCAACAAAGGCGAtaacagaaatggagaaagggtaCTGAGTGGGTATAGGCATGTTCTTGACCCTTCTCTGCCCCTGAGTTTATAGCACTGACACCCCCACTCTGTGACAGCTTCATTCAAACATGGTTCTGATATCAGAGTGACTGAGGGACCCTGGCCCTTCCATGAGTCAAGCCTCtgttctgatttttctttctctctttttttttcattcttgtgtGACAGTGGGACCTGGAGTGGAATGGGTAGATAGGTAGGGAagggttgggttggttggtttctttgtttgattggttggttttctgggaggtgggggttatttgcttgtttggtttggtttggctttgggttttgttgttgttgtttgtttgtttgtttgtttgtttttcgagacagggtttctctgtgtagtcctggctgtcctggaactcactctgttgaccaggctggcctcaaactcagaatctgcctgcctctgcctcccaagtgctgggattaaaggtgtgcgccaccactgcccagcttgtttttttggtttttcaagacatggtttctctgcagccctttctgtcctggaactcactctatagaccaagttagccttgaactcacagagatccacaagtTTCataagtattgggattaaaagcatacccAGACTATTttctgctttggtttggtttattaAATTAATTCCTAACTTAACACTATACCCACCTGCCCCCTTAAGAAAAGATGTTTAACAAACTCTCAGAGTCCCCTGCTCTTTGTGTCCTTCCAACCTCATGACAAAAGGGTTGATACCTGATTGATCACCAagacattttctcctttcttttgagaaaaagaaagtccTGAGCCAGCTGACTGCTTGTTGTACTACGGATGACACCCTAGGGCCTGCTGAATACTGAACACAtgttctacctctgagccacattCCCAAGCTGAAGatcattggttttttgtttttttgttttttttaagaggtcTGGTCAagcttctttcatctctctcttctaaCATCCTATGGAACGCCCTGTGCTCTGACTTAAACACCTTATCCAAAACTGCTTGCAGCACAGGCCTTTTTGCAGCtgcaggtcttcctgcctcagagtgTTCTTTATGCTCTCACAGTTGAATGGCAGCTCGATCCATTGGAACAGTCTAAGTTCAAAGTTCCCTTCCTTCAGTGTTTAAAAACATTAGCTGTGGTAGATTGCCACAAACCCTTTGCTGTATTTTCTGTTAAGTGGCAGtgtctaaatcttttttttttttttttttttgagacaggatttctctgtgtagccctggctgtcctggaactcactctgtagaccaggctggcctcaaactcagaaatccacctacctctgtctcccaagtgctgggattaaaggcgtgcccaccaccgcccagcagcaGTGTCTAAGTCTTATTCCCCTAGTTATATGCTTATCTGGTGACTTATTTGACCAACAGAATATGGAGGATGTCATAACTGgggacaaccaaggctaggttATAAGAAGTATTGTGGCcaaagctgaagagatgactcagtaggtaaggtcacttgctgtgcaagcaagaagacttgagttcaaatccacaACACCCAGGTTAACATTAGACATGGCTATCACCCCAGCATTAGGGAACAGAGATGGGTAGGTCactggggctcactagccagctagCCCGGTGAAGAGAgtaagcttcaggttcaatgagcaatcttatctccaaaaaaaaaaaaaaaaaaaagtggaggatcagtgagatggctcaatggatataGGAGGAGGCACCAGgcttaaggacctgagtttaatccctgtaTCATGTGGAGATAGGAGACAGCAGACTCCTACAGTGTCCACCACACACAGTTATAATATGGCCATAGTGCACGTCTGTGcccacatgtgcaaacacacacacaaatacaaacacaaaggGCTGTAGCCCCCCACTCCTCTCAGAGAAATCAGCCTTTGGGTACAAAGTCCAACTACCTTGCAGCCACTGTGCCAGAAAGTTCATAAGCCACATGTAGACATCTAGCAGACATTCCCAGGGGAGCTGGCCTTTCAGCTTTCCTCAAGGTACCACCAGGCAGGCACAGAGTAAGGCCATCTGGAGCCATCCTGACGAGTCTGCTTCCCAGATGAATACCAGAAAGCATCTTCCTTCAATACCACACGCAAGAATCAGTCAGCTGAAGCCAAAACATCATGAGCTGTGACAAAGTGGTAGTTGTCTGCAAGTCACTATGTTTGGGGATAATTTGTGGTGCAGAAACAGGGCAATCTCACTGATGTTTTCCAGAGAGTACTGCTGTATGAAAAAGTCTAGTGGTCATCTgatcctttttcttttgtgtgggATCTGACCTGGGgctttgtcttttctgtctttgaaGTCCTTAAAAGTTTACTGGAACAGAATTGTCTGTGGGGCTTGGCACACATTCCTTACACCCTTTCAGTCTGGGGTATTTCATCTTATTGTGTCAACTAGGAGAAGTTCTTCTGCATTGTTTCTTCAACTATTTCCTCCTCTccactttcatctttctttctgggGTTCATACAATACTAGTGCTTCCATTTATGACTTCTGTCTGTCTTgaacagatagacagatggacagatagatgacagaagatagatagtagatagatgatagatagataagttATAGAAGATAAAtggatagagagatgatagataagtGAAGacgatagatgatagatagatagatagatgacaacAAATAGAATTCAGACAGATAAATCACAGAAagatacattatacatacatacatgatagatatATATTATTGGTCaattgatagataaatgatagatagatagatagatagataatagacaacAAATAGAGTTCAGACAGATAAATCACAGAAAGAtagattatacatacatacatacatatatacatagatgatagatatattaTTGGTCAATtgataggatagatagatagatagatagatagatgattgatagatatttGTCCTTTTGATCTTCCTTCTGACAGGTCTTCAGTTTTAATAACTATTgtcacatgtatttatttgtgtatgaactcatgtgtgcacatgcatctgTCGTCTGCATGCCATAGTGAGTGTGGAGATCACAAACAACTTGCAAAGTCGGTTTTCTCCTTCagccatgtaggttctggggatcaaactccggtcatcaggcttggcagcaggagcctgtaatcactgagccatcccatcaGGTCCATGACAGATCTCAGTCTGATCTTTCAgtctgacatttattctaaagtttCATCGATTCTATTATTAACTTCGTGAATTACAGTCTCTGTTTCAACTGCTTCTCACACCTAATTTTCCTGgttacttttctttaattttgcctttttgagacaaggtttccctttgtagccatggctgtcctagaacaagctctgtagatcaggctgacttggaactaacctgcctctgcctcccaagtactgggattaaaggcgtgcaccaccactgcccaccccTGATTCTTTTTGTATGTTCCTCTGAGGTGTCTTGCTGATAATACAGTCTTTAATACTGTttatgtgctggctagtttatgtcaacctgacataaaACGTAGTCACtggagaggaggaaacctcaattgagaaaataagattaaaattgCTTCAATAAGATTAGGCTATAGGccagcctgtggggcattttcttaattagtgattgattggaGAGGGCCCAGCTtgttgtgggtggagccatccttgggctggtggtcctgggttctacaagaaagcagactgagcaaaccatgaggagcaagcaagtaagtatcacccttccatggcctctgtattcatcagctcctgcctccagaaacctgccctgtttgagttcctgttctgacttcctttgatgataaactgTGATGAGGAAATAAACCCTCTTCTCCCCAGATTGCTTTGGCTAtggtgttccatcacagcaacagtaaccctcCCCTAGCATATCAAATTAAATTTTGTAG
The nucleotide sequence above comes from Arvicanthis niloticus isolate mArvNil1 chromosome 6, mArvNil1.pat.X, whole genome shotgun sequence. Encoded proteins:
- the Shpk gene encoding sedoheptulokinase isoform X2 codes for the protein MWLMNFLAQWLQGCEWTEGGPALVFEPRAVSHLVTWQDGRCNSSFLASLPKPASHLSVATGFGCATIFWLLKNSPEFLKSYDAAGTIQDYVVAMLCGLPRPLMSDQNAASWGYFNTQSQSWNLDILEMAGFPTHLLPDIAEPGSVAGRTSHTWFEIPKGTQVGIALGDLQASVYSCMGQRTDAVLNISTSVQLAASMPVGFQPLQTPDPAAPVAFFPYFDRTYLGVAASLNGGNVIATFVHMLVHWMADLGLEVEESTVYSRMIQAAAQQKDTHLTITPTVLGERHLPDQLASVTRISSSDLSLGHVTRALCRGIVQNLHSMLPFQQLKEWGVARVVGSGSALSRNEVLRQEVQRAFPFPVCFGQDVDAAFGAALVMLQRDLSQKEP
- the Shpk gene encoding sedoheptulokinase isoform X1, whose translation is MASQPVTLGIDLGTTSVKAALLEAAPGHPSGFVVLASCARAARAETESAAAGSQGREQDVTRIIQALNECLDALPRQQLQRVGGIGVSGQMHGILFWKAGQGCEWTEGGPALVFEPRAVSHLVTWQDGRCNSSFLASLPKPASHLSVATGFGCATIFWLLKNSPEFLKSYDAAGTIQDYVVAMLCGLPRPLMSDQNAASWGYFNTQSQSWNLDILEMAGFPTHLLPDIAEPGSVAGRTSHTWFEIPKGTQVGIALGDLQASVYSCMGQRTDAVLNISTSVQLAASMPVGFQPLQTPDPAAPVAFFPYFDRTYLGVAASLNGGNVIATFVHMLVHWMADLGLEVEESTVYSRMIQAAAQQKDTHLTITPTVLGERHLPDQLASVTRISSSDLSLGHVTRALCRGIVQNLHSMLPFQQLKEWGVARVVGSGSALSRNEVLRQEVQRAFPFPVCFGQDVDAAFGAALVMLQRDLSQKEP